A single Lolium perenne isolate Kyuss_39 chromosome 6, Kyuss_2.0, whole genome shotgun sequence DNA region contains:
- the LOC139832629 gene encoding uncharacterized protein, with amino-acid sequence MGSSSNSSVSSLAAALGAPPAQLLTRDNALIWKALVVPALRGARVLKLVEGSDKAPAETIEVDTDGVKSEVDNPAYDVWIARDQQVLRYLLSCLSSDMLSHVLGLETSAEVWQTINSLTTTQSKARAQHLRSALNETKKGNMSAEKYFAKMKVLASELAAVGKPLDDDELIWYMLHGLGANYNNLKTAVRANPPTSLTDLYSQLQSFDQMHKLGDAVAEEFVSSANLARRAPDRSPGYAARQDDYRDRRDDRRPDEYRDRRDDRRDDQRPRQDDRHRYDDRPKRRDDGPRDAPRDDGCRRDRIPTPYVDVQCQIYVAPADVPDEQQLTEQNLTENHEEFSSNDDSNNSAQNDESGGRSQEDSPAQSSDRVASTGAADAPGNPPRDRRARSLSPQHVARPAARHFASPVRSPSPARAGHTHPADDSPTVSASASPDATSGSLSATNDDPTDDSHDLSDSAASSGSSVHTQGEVNPAATRNPPPTTSLRPRTRLQQGIRQPKKYTDGTIRYGMFAATGEPQTLDEALKDARWCEAMSEEYNALLHNKTWHLVPSSPGKNIIDCKWVYRIKKHADGTIDRYKARLVAKGFKQRYGIDYEDTFSPVVKADLTSRPDDLGDLHFFLGIEVKKVDDGLLLTQEKYATDLLAKVGMTQYGNPLGSTDVTTYRSIVGALQYLTLTRPDLSYSVNKGTVKLGLTFQKSASSLLSAFSDADWTGCIDDRRSTGGFGVFFGPNLIS; translated from the exons ATGGGTTCCTCTTCAAATTCGTCGGTCTCGTCTCTGGCCGCTGCTCTGGGTGCGCCGCCCGCACAGCTTCTTACCCGTGACAATGCCCTCATATGGAAGGCTCTTGTCGTCCCAGCCCTTCGAGGTGCTCGCGTTCTCAAGCTCGTTGAAGGAAGTGACAAGGCCCCTGCAGAAACTATTGAAGTAGATACTGATGGTGTTAAAAGTGAAGTTGACAACCCTGCATATGATGTCTGGATAGCCCGTGACCAACAGGTCTTGCGGTATCTTCTCAGCTGCTTATCATCTGATATGCTGTCTCATGTTCTTGGACTCGAGACTTCTGCCGAGGTGTGGCAAACTATCAACTCTCTTACCACAACTCAGTCAAAGGCCAGGGCTCAGCATCTCCGTTCTGCACTCAATGAAACCAAGAAAGGAAATATGTCTGCTGAAAAATACTTTGCAAAGATGAAAGTTCTCGCCTCGGAACTCGCCGCTGTGGGCAAGCCACTTGATGATGATGAGTTAATCTGGTACATGCTTCATGGACTTGGTGCAAATTACAACAACCTCAAAACAGCAGTTCGTGCAAATCCACCAACTTCTCTGACAGATCTCTACAGTCAGCTTCAGTCCTTTGATCAGATGCACAAACTTGGAGATGCAGTTGCAGAAGAGTTTGTCTCTTCTGCTAACCTGGCTCGTCGTGCCCCTGACCGCTCGCCAGGCTATGCTGCTCGGCAGGATGACTATCGTGACCGTCGTGATGACCGTCGCCCTGATGAATACCGCGATCGTCGTGATGACAGACGTGATGATCAGCGTCCTCGCCAGGATGATAGACATCGCTATGATGACCGGCCCAAGCGCCGGGATGATGGACCAAGAGATGCGCCCCGTGATGATGGATGCCGCCGTGATAGAATTCCCACTCCATATGTTGATGTTCAGTGCCAGATAT ATGTTGCTCCTGCAGATGTCCCTGATGAACAACAGCTGACAGAACAAAATTTGACTGAAAACCATGAAGAATTCAGCTCAAATGATGACTCTAATAATTCTGCACAAAATGACGAATCTGGCGGCCGATCCCAGGAGGATTCTCCCGCCCAGTCCTCGGATCGCGTGGCCTCCACAGGCGCAGCAGACGCGCCAGGAAATCCGCCTCGTGACCGACGCGCGCGATCTCTGTCGCCGCAGCATGTCGCGCGACCAGCAGCTCGCCACTTTGCCTCCCCTGTGCGGTCCCCCTCTCCGGCGCGTGCTGGCCACACGCACCCTGCTGATGACAGCCCGACGGTGTCAGCCTCCGCCAGTCCAGACGCGACAAGTGGCAGTTTGTCTGCTACCAATGATGACCCTACTGATGACTCTCATGATCTGTCTGATTCTGCAgcttcttcaggatcttctgtgcACACACAAGGTGAGGTCAATCCTGCTGCAACCAGAAATCCTCCCCCGACAACATCTTTGCGTCCTCGCACACGACTTCAACAGGGTATTCGTCAGCCAAAGAAGTACACCGATGGCACTATCAGATATGGAATGTTTGCAGCAACGGGGGAACCACAGACACTTGATGAGGCCCTTAAAGATGCTAGATGGTGCGAAGCCATGTCTGAGGAATATAATGCACTTCTGCATAACAAAACTTGGCACTTGGTTCCTTCAAGTCCAGGTAAAAATATTATTGATTGCAAGTGGGTCTACCGTATAAAAAAGCATGCTGATGGAACAATTGATAGATACAAAGCTCGCCTTGTTGCTAAAGGTTTCAAACAGCGTTATGGCATTGATTATGAGGATACCTTCAGTCCTGTTGTCAAGGCAGATCTTACTTCCCGCCCTGAT GACTTGGGTGATTTACACTTCTTTTTGGGCATTGAAGTTAAAAAGGTTGATGATGGATTGCTTCTTACACAGGAGAAGTATGCTACTGATCTTCTTGCAAAGGTCGGCATGACACAGT ACGGTAATCCTCTTGGCTCTACTGATGTCACTACATACAGAAGCATAGTTGGTGCTCTACAGTATCTTACATTGACTCGACCAGATTTGTCTTACTCAGTCAATAAG GGAACTGTGAAACTAGGTCTCACATTTCAGAAGTCAGCATCTAGTTTGCTTAGTGCCTTTTCAGATGCAGATTGGACAGGCTGCATTGATGACAGAAGATCAACAGGAGGTTTTGGTGTCTTCTTTGGACCAAATTTGATATCTTGA